The window GTCTCTTCGACGACACGCCGGTAGAGGAGGTTGCCGGTGAGCAGAAAGGCATGCAGGTAAATCCGGCTCAGCAAGGCATTGTCGTAAAGCATCTTCTCAAAGTGCGGAACCAGCCAGTGTGAGTCGACGGAATAGCGGTGGAAACCTCCGCCGAGCTGGTCGTAAATGCCGCCGGATGCCATCTTCTGAAGCGTTTGCTCCACGGCCTCCAGGAAACGCCGGGCTCCGGTGCGGGCAAAGGAGCGCAGCAGAAAATCCAGAGGCATGGCCGGAGGAAACTTGGGAGCCGTGCCGAAGCCGCCATCTTGCAGATCATAGTCTGACATCAGGCTTGATGCGGCCTTATCGAGGATATCGGGGGTCAGTTCTCCGGTCGCGGGGGGGAGCTGGATGTCGCTCTGCAATTCATGCATGATTGCGGCTGCATCTTTCCCGATCTCGGCTCTTCGCTCACGATATGCCTGGGCGACGCTGAGGAGAACGCGGGGGAATCCCGGTATCCCATGACGCTCTTCCGGCGGAAAGTAGGTGCCGCCATAAAACGGCACCTGATCCGGAGTCAGGAACACAGTCATGGGCCAGCCGCCTCTGCCCGTCATCATCTGGACCGCCTTCATGTACACGGCATCGAGATCGGGCCGCTCCTCCCGGTCCACCTTGATGTTGATGAAGAGTTCGTTCATGCGCGCGGCGATCTCCGTGTTCTCGAATGACTCGCGCTCCATCACGTGGCACCAGTGGCAGGCGGAGTAGCCGATACTGAGCAGGATCGGCTTGTCCTCTTCCTTGGCTTTCTGCAGAGCCTCCTCCGACCAGGGATACCACTGAACCGGATTATGGGCGTGCTGAAGCAGATAGGGGCTGGTTTCATGGATCAGCGCATTCGTCATACCAGCCAGAGTAGGACGCGCACAGACGGCCGTCAAGATCGAGTACTGAGCACTCAGTGCTTTTTTTTGGAGGGGCGTTCATATCTTGCTTCGACGGTACTCTGGATGCCGCCGCGCGGTGTGAATTGGCCGCGCACGATCATTCGGACCGGCCGGCATGCCGATACCAGGTCGCGCAGAATGCGATTGACCGCATTTTCGTAAAAGATCCCCACATTCCGGTAGGCGGTCACATACTCTTTGAGCGATTTCAATTCCAGGCACCACCGTGCCGGAACGTAAACGATCTCAATGGTGCCGAAGTCGGGCAGCCCGGTCTTGGGGCACATTGAGGTATATTCGGGGATGCTGATCCGGATCTCGTATCTGGGATACTGGTTCTCCCAACATTCGACTGCGGGCAGAACCGCATCGATTCCCGCTTTCGCATGCTTCTCGGTGTATCGTCTCATGGCTGCCACAGGATACCCCCGCTTCGGCGAACCTGCAAAGACGATACTCCTATTTTGGATTTTGGATTGGGGATTTTGGATTTGAGACTCATGCGCAGGGCCCGGGCCCAAAATCCAGGATTACAATCCAAAATCCAGAATCAAAGGCAATTGTTAATCCTGCGCCTTTCATGATAAACATGAGACGTGGATCAACTCGCGGAACGAAAAATCCATACCGTCTACGAGATCACCGCAGAGATCAAACAGACCCTGGAGAAATTCGGCGTACTGTGGGTCAAAGGCGAGATATCGAATTTCAAGCACCACTCGTCCGGCCACATGTACTTCAGCCTCAAGGATGACCGGGCCCAGCTGAAGGCGGCGTTTTTCAGAAACAACAACTATTACTTGAAATTCCGTCCGGAGGACGGTCTGGAAGTGCTCGTCCGTGGAAGGATCAGCGTTTATGAGCCGCGCGGCGACTATCAGATTCTGGTCGAGTACATGGAGCCCGTGGGAGTGGGCTCTCTTCAGTTGGCCTTCGAGCAGCTCAAGCAGAAGCTGCGCAACGAGGGGCTGTTCGATGAGGCGCACAAGGTCCGGCTTCCACTTTTGCCCAGGAAGATCGGTATCGTGACCTCTCCGACCGGCGCGGCGATAAGGGACATGCTGCGCATCCTCAACCGCCGCAATGCCTCGCTCGACATTCTCATCTTTCCTGCCCGGGTTCAGGGCACGGGGGCGGCGGAAGAAATCGCGGCCGGCGTAAGATACTTCAATGCCCGGGACGATATCGACGTGATCATCGTCGCTCGCGGCGGCGGATCGATGGAAGATCTGTGGGCGTTCAACGAGGAGATTGTCGCCCGCGCCATTTATGCCTCGCAGATACCGGTGATTTCCGCCGTGGGACACGAGGTGGACTTCACCATCGCGGACTTTGTGGCTGACCTGCGCGCGCCCACGCCCTCGGCCGCTGCCGAAATGGTGTCTGGGGCGCGCGAGGATCTGCTGGCCACGGTGCGTTCGCTGAGCCTGCGCGCGCTGCAGGCCGTGCGGTTGCTGATGGAGCGGCGGCGGTCTGCACTCGAGCGCCTGGCGCGCAACCGCGCCTTCAACGTTGCGCCCAACAAGGTCCGCGAACTGCAGCAGCGATTCGATGAATCGACGCTGAAGATGACGCAAACCATGGCGCGGCACCTCACTGCGCTCCGGCACCGCGAGCGCGTGCTGCAAATGCGGCTCATAAAAGTGGACCTGCGCCAGACCATCGCCCGCAATGCGGAGATTCTGGCCGGAAAACGAAACCGCCTCCAGTCTGCGGCCAGGACTTGGCTGCAAAGCCGGAGATCAAAGCTGGAACTGGAAGCGGGCCGGATGAATGCGCTCAGCCCGCTGGCGATCCTGCAGCGGGGCTATGCCATTTGCCGCAGCCAGCGCGGAGTCATCCTGCGCGACGTGGCCGGGATCGTTCGCGGGGAACGCGTCGAGGTCAAACTGGCGCGGGGCGAACTCGGCTGCCGGGTCGAAGAGACAAAGAGCTGATTCCTCCCGGAGCCTTCGGGTCCGGGCGGCTTATCCCGTCCAATTCCGGGATCCGGGTTGGGACAGCTTATTCACCGCTTCGGAGGTGCGATTTGGACATGAAAATGAAGGATTTTGAGAGCAACCTGAAGCTGCTCGAAGAAATCGTGGGGAAGCTGGAGGGGGGCGATCTCACGCTCGATCATGCTCTGGAACTCTTTGAGGAGGGCGTAAAGATCAGCCGATTCTGCAACGCGAAGCTCGAGGAAGCAGAACGCAAAGTGGAAACTCTGATCAAGAGCGCCGACGGCAGCATGGTGGAAGCGCCGTTCACCACGGAAGGCGACGATGCCGCCAAATGATTTGGGTTTTAGATTTTGGATCGGAAACCGGCTGGTACTTTATTCTCGGGCTGGTGGGCTTTCGCAAATCCAGAATCCAAAATCTTAAATTCAAAATATACCTAGGCATTTTGATGGATATTCACAGTTACCTGTCGGAGATAAGACTCGCAGTCGATCAACAGCTGGAGCGCCTGTTACCGGCGGTGGAAGAAGAACCCCCTACGATCCATCAGGCGATGCGCTATTCCATCTTTGCCGGGGGCAAACGCGTGCGTCCGATTCTGGTGCTGGCTGCCGGAGAAAGCGCCGGTGGCGCGCGGGATACTCTGCTCCACCTCGGGGCAGGCGTTGAAATGATGCACACCTATTCTCTGATTCACGACGACCTCCCCGCCCTGGATAATGACGATCTCAGACGGGGGCGCCCGACCTGCCATAAGGTGTTCGGCGACGCCATTGCGATCCTGGCCGGGGATGCCCTCATGACGCGGGCTTATCAGGTGCTGGCGGAACTGCCGAATGTTACCGATGCGACACGGCTTGCCATTATTCGGGAGATTGCGTACGCGACCGGCACGGTCGAAGGGATGATCGGGGGACAGGTGGTAGACCTGGAGTCGGAAGGGAAGACTGTCATCGCACCGGTCTTGGAGTATATCCATCGCTCGAAGACCGGAGCATTGCTGACGAGCTGCACGCGCTGCGGGGCGCTGGCTGCCGGCACCGATGCCGCGCAGCTCCATGCGTTGACGGAGTTCGGCCGCAAAATCGGCCTTGCCTTCCAGATCGTGGACGATATTCTGGACTTGACCGCCAGCAGCGAGAAACTCGGGAAAACGGCCGGTAAAGATCAGAAAGTGAAGAAAGCCACTTATCCAGCCTTGTTCGGAATTGAGGCATCGCGCCAGAAGGCACAGGAGTTGATCTGCGGCGCCCTCGATGAGATCCGGGAATTCGGGAACCGCGCCGAACCGCTGCGCGAGTTGGCACAGTTCGTTTGCAGCCGGACGACTTGAATTCATGACGGCGACCAGGAAACGCATCGACCAATTGCTGGTCGAGCGGGGCTTCGCCGAGAGCCGGCACAAGGCTCAAGCCCTGCTCCTCGCGGGCCAGGTGCTGGCGAACGAGCAAAAGATCGAGAAGCCGGGGCTGCTGGTGACTGCCGATGCCGCGATCCGGATCCTCGGGGAGATGCCATTCGTGAGCAGGGCCGGCGCGAAGCTCCAGGCCGCCCTGGACCACTTCCCCATCAGCGTTGCCGGCCGTGTTTGCGCCGACCTCGGCGCTTCCACGGGAGGATTTACCGACTGCCTTCTGCAGTACGGGGCCGCCGCCGTGCACGCATACGACGTCGGCGCCGGACAGCTTGACTGGAAGCTCCGCTCGGATGCGCGCGTCGTGCTTCATGAACACTGCAATGTCCGCTACCTCACGCCGGAGGATCTGCCCGAGCAGGTCTCCCTGGTGACGGCAGATCTCTCCTTCATCTCGCTCACAAAGATACTGAATCCGCTCAGGGATGCTCTTCAGACCAGGATCGCCTCCCGGGCGCTTCGTCCTGTCGATTTTCGAGTGGACCTGGTGGTGCTCGTGAAACCGCAGTTTGAAGTGGGCAAGGGAGAAGTGGGCAAAGGAGGGATCGTGCGCGATAAAAAAAAGCAACTCGCCGCCTTGGCCGCGGTGGCGCAATTCGCAGGAGCCTCCGGCTTTGATGTCCTGGGGAACATTCCCTCGCCCATTCTGGGTGCCGAAGGGAATCGAGAATTTTTGCTGCACCTGCAGCTCCTTCCTGTATGATCAAAACCATGAATTCCCCCGTGCGCAAGATCGGTCTGGTGCTGAAACGCCACGATCCTCGCGTTCGCGACGTGGTCACCGAGATTATTCCCTGGCTGCAGGCGCGCGGTGTCGAAGTGTTCCTCGATCAGGAAACCGCAAGCCAATATCCCCTCTCCAGCAGCGTGAGGGCGGCCGATGAACTCGCATCAAACGTGGATGTGGTGGCGGTCTTCGGCGGTGACGGAACCTTCCTCTATGCAGCCAGGCTTGCCGGCCGCAGCGGGGTTCCTTTGTTGGGAATCAACCTCGGCTCCCTCGGCTTCCTGGCGGAAGTGAAGCTCGAAGACATGCACCCGGCGTTCGAGCGTCTGCTCGCCGGGCAATACCAGCTGGAGGAGCGCGTGCTCGTCGATGTGAGCATCCTCAGGCAGGAGAATCAGCTGGCACACTACCTGGCCCTGAATGATGCTGTCATCAACAAGGGAGCTCTCGCTCGTATGATCGAGCTGGAAGTCTGGGTAAATTCCGAACTGGTCACCATCACCCGCGCCGACGGCCTGATCATCTCCACCCCTACGGGATCCACGGCCTATTCCATGTCGGCCGGCGGGCCGATCGTATACCCGACTCTCGGAGCCTTCATCATCACCCCCATTTGCCCTCATACTCTCTCCAACCGCCCGGTGGTTGTGCCGGATGGTGTAGCAGTAGGAGTCTGCCTGCGCCATGGGGGTGACGTGATGCTGACGGTAGACGGTCAGGTCGGGATGCCTCTGACACAAGGTGATTGCATCCGATTCCAAAAAGCCCGCTCCACGATCCGCTTGATCCAGGCTACCAACAGCACCTTCTTCATGCTGTTGCGGGAAAAACTCAAGTGGAACTGAATTTCTGCGGCAGGATATCAATCTTCTGATTTCACTCTCTGCGAGCTCAGCGAACTCTGCGTCGAGGTTTTTGGGATGCGGCTTTGCCGCGCCTGGTTCGCTTTTCCCCAATTGTCTGAATCGCAAGCCCGGTCACCGGATCTCATGGAGCCGCAGGTCGAGGCGGCGGCAGAGTCGGGCGAACGTGAAGATGGGGAATCCAACGATATTGAAGTAACAGCCCTCGATCCGATCGATGAAGAGCGAAGCGTACCCCTGAATGGCATAGGCCCCCGCCTTATCCCGATACTCTCCTGTAGCCAGGTACCAATCGATGTCCGATCGTGTCAGGGGACGCATATGGACGCGAGAGCGGCTGGAGGCTGAACCGGAGCGCCCTAAGGCGTTGTCAATGAGGCAGATCCCCGTGAACACCTCGTGCCAGCGGCCGCCGAGACTTCGCAGCATGTCCCCGGCCTCCGCCGCCGAAGACGGCTTGCCCAGGATGTGATCCCTCAGGAGGACGATCGTGTCTGCTCCGATGATCAGGTCACTGCGGTGCCTGGGGGCAACTTCGCACGCCTTTAGACGGGCAGCGCGCACGACATAGGATGCGGCCGACTCTCCGCGTCTTCGTTCCGGCTCAGGGCCGGTACTGGGATCGATGAGGAGCCTGAATCCGAGTGCGGCCAGAAGTTCCCGCCGTCGCGGCGATGCGGATGCCAGTACCAGGCGAGAGGCCGTTGGTGTCAGTGTTGTCATCGCTGATGTTCTCTGGTACTTTACACTAGTTCATTCAAGTCGCTGATCAGGTTGAGGGCAACCGGAATCATGCTGCAATCTGGAGGGGGCACAACGTGCCCGGGACTTATTGATGATCAGAATCATCGGTAGAGCATAAAGCCTGACATGAAAATAAATTGTATACCTCTTTTGTTTTTGTGCCTTCCTGTGGTTTTCCCTGCACCCGCGCCGCAATCTCCCGGCGCCACCCAGACGCCCGTGCCTACCGAATTTCCCGAGCAGCTGCTCAATGGCTCCGAGACCTTTAATCTTGCCATCGACGTATACGGCGACCTGCGGGGGAATTTCGGCCCCTGTGGCTGACCCATCCACCCAGCAGGCGGTTTCGCCCGCAGGATGAGCTATTGGAATGCCTTTGCCAAGAAATACCCATCCCGGTCCCTGTTGCGCCTTGACGGCGGGTCCATCTTCAGCCGGGGGGTGGCCGCATCCTCCATCGTGAATCGGTATATGCTCGAAGGGACTTCGCGATCGAATCTGGATGCCATCAATGTGAGCTCGTGGGACATTCCCGTCTGGCAAGAGATGGGGGACATGGCGGCAGCAGGAATGATTTCCGGTGACTTTCTCAAGCTGCCGCTGGTTTCTGCCAATGTCACCACGAAGCTCCCGAATTTTCCTGCTATCCAGCCCTATATCATAAAGGAGCTGCAAGTCGATCCCAAGGCTGGAAAACCACTGCGGGTGGGGATTACCGGGCTGCTAATCGATCCGGAAGAGCGGATCTCGCGCACAGATTTTCAGGTCCAGAAACCGCAGGAGGCCGCGCGCAAGATTGTCGCCGAGTTGAGCGGCAAGGCAGACTACGTGATCATCCTCACCGAAATGGGGCTGGGTGAGGCGATCAGCCTCTCCCTGGTCGTGCCGGGAATCAATATGCTCGTCGTGGCCCACGATTACACTACGCCGATTGATGCCCAGCAGATCGGAGATACTCTTGTTCTCGGCCCGATCCACGAAGGACAGATGCTGTCCGAAGTCCGCTTGACCATAAAGTCCGGCGCGCAGAGAGTGGAGATCGAAAGCCATACCGTGCCGCTCAACGAGACTGTTCCGGATGATCCTGCATTGGGCGAACTCATCCGCAAGGCCAAGGAAGAAGTGGACAAGGCGCAGAAGTGACCATCCGGTATAGACGGATGCCGAGCGGACATCCCGCTTATCCAGATCCGATGTGACCGGTCGCAAGCAAAGACCCGGGAGTCGGAATGTCCCCTTCTCACAGAGTCATGGCAATGGAATCAATCTCGACAACTCTGTTTTCTCTATATCGGGGCACGCCGTTTCAGGACGAGTGGCTGGTTGCCTGCCTGGACGGTGCCTGGCGGGGATTGCTGGGTGAGGGGGTCGCAAATTTCTGCCGGCCGCTGGCGGTGCGGGGTGAGGAGCTTGTGGTCGAAGTTCTCGACGCAGCCTGGCTGCCGACACTGGCAGGCATGAAGCAGGAACTGCTGCAGCGGATACGTGCCGCTACCGGCAGCACGGTACAGCGGCTGTCATTCGTCGTGAAGGAAGCCTGTTAGTTTCAACTGCGTCGTCCGGATGGAGGGAGAGGTCGCTTTCGTCCGCCGGATCCCAGGTTTGCCCTCCAGGATCCGAAATGGGAATAGCACTAGTCCGATGGCGGAGGTGGTGTTAAAATATCGCGTCCGTCATGCGCATTTTACGTGCGCTAAATTATTTGTAGCAATGGAGTAAGCGATGTTTGGGAATCATAGTTTCCGAAAGGTCGAATTCATCCTGGCAGTCACTCTGGCTCTGATCGGAACTTCCGCCAGTGCCTGGGCCCAATTCAGAGTGTTTGCCAAAGTCGTGGGGAATCCGACCGAAACGACGAGCCCGCTCATTTTTGATGTCAACAACGACCAGACCGACAACATTTCTCCCAACATTATAATCAATCAGGACCAGCAACGCGGCTTTGTAGCTTATACGGGGTCGGGCGTGATTGTGGAGTTTTCCCTGTCCACTGGGGAAATCCTGAACCGCATTCCGACCGGAGGCGCCCCGTGCTTCGCAACGCCCTTGCCAAACAATCGATTTGCCGTCGTATCGGTCTTCGAGAACGCGGCCAACTTCGTGCAGGGTAAGCGGATCTTTATCATCGACATGGGTGCGACCAGCGGCACAAGCTCCCTGGCGGCGACCTATACGTTCGCCAACGCGCAGTTTGGTTTCGGCAGCATCCTTACACTTTCACCCG is drawn from Terriglobia bacterium and contains these coding sequences:
- a CDS encoding polyprenyl synthetase family protein, giving the protein MDIHSYLSEIRLAVDQQLERLLPAVEEEPPTIHQAMRYSIFAGGKRVRPILVLAAGESAGGARDTLLHLGAGVEMMHTYSLIHDDLPALDNDDLRRGRPTCHKVFGDAIAILAGDALMTRAYQVLAELPNVTDATRLAIIREIAYATGTVEGMIGGQVVDLESEGKTVIAPVLEYIHRSKTGALLTSCTRCGALAAGTDAAQLHALTEFGRKIGLAFQIVDDILDLTASSEKLGKTAGKDQKVKKATYPALFGIEASRQKAQELICGALDEIREFGNRAEPLRELAQFVCSRTT
- a CDS encoding NAD(+)/NADH kinase, producing the protein MNSPVRKIGLVLKRHDPRVRDVVTEIIPWLQARGVEVFLDQETASQYPLSSSVRAADELASNVDVVAVFGGDGTFLYAARLAGRSGVPLLGINLGSLGFLAEVKLEDMHPAFERLLAGQYQLEERVLVDVSILRQENQLAHYLALNDAVINKGALARMIELEVWVNSELVTITRADGLIISTPTGSTAYSMSAGGPIVYPTLGAFIITPICPHTLSNRPVVVPDGVAVGVCLRHGGDVMLTVDGQVGMPLTQGDCIRFQKARSTIRLIQATNSTFFMLLREKLKWN
- the xseB gene encoding exodeoxyribonuclease VII small subunit, with translation MKMKDFESNLKLLEEIVGKLEGGDLTLDHALELFEEGVKISRFCNAKLEEAERKVETLIKSADGSMVEAPFTTEGDDAAK
- the queF gene encoding preQ(1) synthase, whose translation is MRRYTEKHAKAGIDAVLPAVECWENQYPRYEIRISIPEYTSMCPKTGLPDFGTIEIVYVPARWCLELKSLKEYVTAYRNVGIFYENAVNRILRDLVSACRPVRMIVRGQFTPRGGIQSTVEARYERPSKKKH
- the xseA gene encoding exodeoxyribonuclease VII large subunit; this translates as MDQLAERKIHTVYEITAEIKQTLEKFGVLWVKGEISNFKHHSSGHMYFSLKDDRAQLKAAFFRNNNYYLKFRPEDGLEVLVRGRISVYEPRGDYQILVEYMEPVGVGSLQLAFEQLKQKLRNEGLFDEAHKVRLPLLPRKIGIVTSPTGAAIRDMLRILNRRNASLDILIFPARVQGTGAAEEIAAGVRYFNARDDIDVIIVARGGGSMEDLWAFNEEIVARAIYASQIPVISAVGHEVDFTIADFVADLRAPTPSAAAEMVSGAREDLLATVRSLSLRALQAVRLLMERRRSALERLARNRAFNVAPNKVRELQQRFDESTLKMTQTMARHLTALRHRERVLQMRLIKVDLRQTIARNAEILAGKRNRLQSAARTWLQSRRSKLELEAGRMNALSPLAILQRGYAICRSQRGVILRDVAGIVRGERVEVKLARGELGCRVEETKS
- a CDS encoding Maf family protein; translated protein: MTTLTPTASRLVLASASPRRRELLAALGFRLLIDPSTGPEPERRRGESAASYVVRAARLKACEVAPRHRSDLIIGADTIVLLRDHILGKPSSAAEAGDMLRSLGGRWHEVFTGICLIDNALGRSGSASSRSRVHMRPLTRSDIDWYLATGEYRDKAGAYAIQGYASLFIDRIEGCYFNIVGFPIFTFARLCRRLDLRLHEIR
- a CDS encoding DUF721 domain-containing protein; protein product: MESISTTLFSLYRGTPFQDEWLVACLDGAWRGLLGEGVANFCRPLAVRGEELVVEVLDAAWLPTLAGMKQELLQRIRAATGSTVQRLSFVVKEAC
- a CDS encoding TlyA family RNA methyltransferase, producing MTATRKRIDQLLVERGFAESRHKAQALLLAGQVLANEQKIEKPGLLVTADAAIRILGEMPFVSRAGAKLQAALDHFPISVAGRVCADLGASTGGFTDCLLQYGAAAVHAYDVGAGQLDWKLRSDARVVLHEHCNVRYLTPEDLPEQVSLVTADLSFISLTKILNPLRDALQTRIASRALRPVDFRVDLVVLVKPQFEVGKGEVGKGGIVRDKKKQLAALAAVAQFAGASGFDVLGNIPSPILGAEGNREFLLHLQLLPV